From the Lysinibacillus fusiformis genome, the window TTAGTAGTGGGCATTCGAAAAACATTAAAATTTGATACATCTAAGCCCTCAGCTGAATATGCCATTCCATTTGCCACAGGCTGTATGGGGCATTGTCATTATTGCTATTTACAAACAACAATGGGCAGTAAACCTTATATTCGGACGTACGTCAATGTCGATGAAATTCTAGAACAAGCTGATCACTATATGGCTGAACGAGCTCCTGACATCACACGCTTTGAGGCATCCTGTACTTCTGATATTGTAGGAATTGATCATCTAACACATACCTTAAAACGAGCCATTGAGCATTTTGGACAAAGTGAGCTAGGCCAATTACGATTCGTGACGAAATTCCATCATGTGGATCATCTATTGGATGCCAAGCATAATGGGCGGACAAGGTTTCGTTTTAGTGTCAATGCCGATTATGTGATTAAACATTTTGAGCCAGGTACCTCTCCGTTAGCGAAGCGTATTGAAGCAGCGGGGAAAGTGGCAAGAGCTGGCTATCCACTTGGCTTTATTGTGGCCCCAATTTATCTTCATGATGGCTGGCAGGAGGGCTATTACCATATGTTTGAGCGATTGGATGCTGAATTGCCAAAGGATGTGCGAGATGACATCACCTTTGAGTTTATTCAGCATCGCTTTACAAAGCCAGCCAAACGTGTGATAGAAAAAAACTACCCGATGACGAAGCTAGAGCTTGATGAGACGGTGAGACGATATAAATGGGGCAAATATGGGATTGGTAAATATATTTATCAAAAAGAAGAAGAGGAAGACATTAAGGAGCACCTGTATGGCTATATGCAAAAATTTTTTCCTCAAGCGAAATTAGAATATTTCACATGACATTTAGAGAGAGAACAGCTTGTTTTCTCTCTAAATGAATTGTGCTATGCCAGAAAAAACACCTAGTAACTGTAAATCTGTGATGGCTAGTTCTGTTTCTTCTTGCACTGGCAGTATCCTCAAAGCTCTCGTCTAATTTAGGAAGTCCCCATCCTCCTTCATATCTTTTTTGTAGTAATAGTTCGTTTGATGGATTAAGAATGATGACCACTGAACCAGGCAAAATAATTGGCTGCTGTCCTACATACTGTCTTAGAAATGTAAGTATTCCATCATGTTCTAAACTATTGACTTTGTATAATCCGAAAGTCAATGGTAACGCTAACAGAGATCGTTGTGAAGAAGGAGAGAATATTTCAATGGATTCATTTCAACTAAATTGTTGGTCAGAACACGGGGAACTGAAAGTAGTAATGCTTTGTGCACCTTCCATCGTAGATGTAACCGATTTAACAATAGCAGAGCAGGTTGGATGGAGTGCTACGGTCAACCATCAGAAGGCAATGGAGAACTTCATGGCATTAAAGACAACATTAGAAAACGCTGGGGTACATGTACTTGATTATGCAAAGGAACTAGCCCATGATCAGCAGCTATTAAGTGAACGGCTGCTCAATCGTTATTTTGTACGCGACCTCGCCTGTGTCATTGGTAATCGACTTTTACTTGGGAAGGCAGGCAGTTCACTTAGAAGACCAGAGTATCCTTTTGCTCATTCACTTTTAGAGAGATGGTTTCCACAGCAATGGATAGCAAAATCACAACCACTTCATTCATTCGAGTGCGGAGATTTGTTAATTTTAAATAAAGATGCAGTGCTCATTAATCTTGGGATGAGAACAACATTAGAGGCTATCGAAAGCTTGAAGGAAAGCATTTTTCAAGAGGGCTTTTCAGAAATTGCTGTGATCGATTTACCTAAAAGTAATGATACGCTGCATTTAGATATGAATTGTAATGTAGTGAACGCTAATCTGGTAGTAGCTAAAAGCTTTGTACGCTATTTTCCTGTGCAGGTGTTGACAGCACAAAGCAGTCGTTTTGACATGGTAGAGCCATTTTTACAGCGCCATGGTTTTGATGTTTACTGGCTTGACACGTATAAGACCATTCCAGACATTAACTTCATTAACCTGAATCCAGAAACACTGTTGATAAGCAAGCAGGCAACGCAACAACAATTATTGGCGCATCCACTGCTAAAGGAAAAGAATTTGCTTGAAGTCGATGTCACAGAGCTTGAAAAAGGCGGCGGTGGCATTCGCTGTATGACATTGCCATTGGTAAGAACGTAACGAAGGGCTGATAAAAATGACTTCAAAATCAACTAAAGGAAGTATGGCATGGTGGCAGCTTTCGCTTCTTGGTATCGGTTGTACACTGGGCACTGGCTTTTTTCTTGGGACAAGTATGGCCATTCATAAAAGTGGGCCTGCGGTATTAATTCCTTTTTTATTAGCGGCCATTTGTACGTATATTGTGTATGATGCACTTGTCAAAATGTCTGTGGACAACCCAGATAAAGGCTCATTTCGTACCTACGCCAAGCAAGCCTTTGGACGCTGGGCAGGCTTTAGTAATGGCTGGGTGTACTTGATTTCTGAGTTGTTGATTATGGGGAGCCAGCTGATGGCACTCGGTATTTTTACGAAGTTTTGGTTTCCAGCGCTGCCACTCTGGATTGCTGCATCAATTTATGCTGCAATCGGATTAGTCGTTATCCTCACTGGTATGAAGGGGTTTGAAAATTTTCAAAATATCTTCGGCGCCCTAAAGGCAGCGGCCATCATTATGTTCATTATCGTAGCGGTGATCATCATCATGAAAGGCACACCATCCGCTACATTGGCTTCACTTCAAACTAATTATGAAGCATTTTTCTCGCAAGGAATAAAAGGCATTTGGCTCGGCTTGCTTTATGCCTTTTATGCATACGGAGGAATTGAAGTAATGGGTTTAATGGTCATCGATTTGAGAAATCCAAAGGAAGCGCCAAAAGCAGGGAGAATGATGCTGTTTGTGATTACGATTATTTTTATCATGGCTATAGCCCTTGCATTGTTACTCGTTTCGTGGAAAGACTTTTCGATCGATGAAAGTCCTTTTATTACAGCGCTTCAAAATTATCATATACCCTTAGTGGCAGATATTTTTAATGGTGTGTTAATCATTGCTGGTTTTTCAACAATGGTGGCGTCGCTTTATGCAGTCATTACCATTCTTACTACACTTGCTGAGGACCATGATGCACCGGCAATA encodes:
- a CDS encoding arginine deiminase family protein, with product MDSFQLNCWSEHGELKVVMLCAPSIVDVTDLTIAEQVGWSATVNHQKAMENFMALKTTLENAGVHVLDYAKELAHDQQLLSERLLNRYFVRDLACVIGNRLLLGKAGSSLRRPEYPFAHSLLERWFPQQWIAKSQPLHSFECGDLLILNKDAVLINLGMRTTLEAIESLKESIFQEGFSEIAVIDLPKSNDTLHLDMNCNVVNANLVVAKSFVRYFPVQVLTAQSSRFDMVEPFLQRHGFDVYWLDTYKTIPDINFINLNPETLLISKQATQQQLLAHPLLKEKNLLEVDVTELEKGGGGIRCMTLPLVRT
- the splB gene encoding spore photoproduct lyase, which encodes MKPFTPQLVYFEPDALHYPLGQELKAKFEQMGIEIRYTTSHNQVRNLPGDNDFQKYRVAKSTLVVGIRKTLKFDTSKPSAEYAIPFATGCMGHCHYCYLQTTMGSKPYIRTYVNVDEILEQADHYMAERAPDITRFEASCTSDIVGIDHLTHTLKRAIEHFGQSELGQLRFVTKFHHVDHLLDAKHNGRTRFRFSVNADYVIKHFEPGTSPLAKRIEAAGKVARAGYPLGFIVAPIYLHDGWQEGYYHMFERLDAELPKDVRDDITFEFIQHRFTKPAKRVIEKNYPMTKLELDETVRRYKWGKYGIGKYIYQKEEEEDIKEHLYGYMQKFFPQAKLEYFT
- a CDS encoding amino acid permease → MTSKSTKGSMAWWQLSLLGIGCTLGTGFFLGTSMAIHKSGPAVLIPFLLAAICTYIVYDALVKMSVDNPDKGSFRTYAKQAFGRWAGFSNGWVYLISELLIMGSQLMALGIFTKFWFPALPLWIAASIYAAIGLVVILTGMKGFENFQNIFGALKAAAIIMFIIVAVIIIMKGTPSATLASLQTNYEAFFSQGIKGIWLGLLYAFYAYGGIEVMGLMVIDLRNPKEAPKAGRMMLFVITIIFIMAIALALLLVSWKDFSIDESPFITALQNYHIPLVADIFNGVLIIAGFSTMVASLYAVITILTTLAEDHDAPAILAKKGKMKVPFPALLFLMGGLVITIVIGFLLPEKIFEYLITAAGLMLIYNWLFILVTYGKLMELTKWGHVKNGIGMLLIAVTVSGTLGEKTSRLGFCVSLLFIVLIGVATWIVVKRQKNIV